A stretch of DNA from bacterium:
ATCGCCTTCGCCTCGATCGGGCTGCCGGGCCTGAACGGGTTCGTGGGCGAGTTCCTGATCCTCGTGGGGAGTTACCCGACGCTCCCCGTGTACACGGTGCTGTCCGCCACGGGCGTCATCCTGGCGGCGGTCTACCTCCTGTGGGCGTACGAGCGGGTCTTCACCGGCGAGATCACGGATCCGGCCAACCGGCAGGTCTCGGACCTCTCCATCGGGGAGACCCTGGTCTTCGTACCGCTGGTCGCTCTCATAATCGTGCTGGGCGTCTATCCGAAGGTGGCGCTCGATGTGATCGGTCCGTCCACGGACGCCGTCCTGGAGCGGGTCGAGGCCACCACCGGGTACACGGCGCCCGAACCGGGCGGTACACACGTCATGGCGTCGGGGGGCGGGGAATGACCGGCGTCTCCTACCTGGCGATAGCGCCTGAGATCATCCTCACCTCGGGGGCGGTGGTGGTGCTGATGGTGGACGTGTTCGCCCGACCCTCGGCCCGGGTGCACGGGTGGCTGGTCTCGGCGACCTACGCGCTGGTGGCGATCGCGATCGGGTTCCAGTGGCACCGCATCGGCATCGACGGGGCAGGCGTGTCCTTCGGGGGAACACTCCTTCTGAACTACCTGTCGGTGACGGTAAGGGCCATCCTGCTGGTGGTGGCCGTGCTGGGTACGGCCGCGGCCTGGCGGATGCTGGTCGGGCTCGGCCGTCGCGCCGCCGAGGGGATCGCCCTCGTCATGGTGGCGACCGTCGGCTTCATGCTGATGGGCGCCTCGGCCGACCTGGTGATGACCTTCGTGGCGCTGGAGGTGGGTTCCATCGCCCTCTATGTGCTGGCCGGAATCGTCCGTAGCTCCCCGGCCGGAGACGAGGCGGCCATGAAGTACTTCCTGCTGGGTGCGTTCGCCTCCGCCATCTTCATCTACGGCGGCGCCCTGGTCTACGCGGCCACGGGCAGCACCAACCTCGGCGAGATAGCAGCCTTCCTGTCGGCGGTTCACGTGGCCCGTCCGGCGGTGCTCCTCATCGGGATCGGCCTCATGGTGGTCGGCCTGGGTTTCAAAGTCACTGCGGCGCCGTTCCATTCCTGGGCGCCGGATGTCTACCAGGGAGCTCCGGCGGGAGTGGTGGGGTTCATGGCGGCCGCGGCCAAGATCGGAGGCTTCGCCGCCCTCATCAACATCCTGACCGGAGGCTTCGAGCGATACTCGGGGGCGTGGGGGGA
This window harbors:
- a CDS encoding NADH-quinone oxidoreductase subunit N, which produces MTGVSYLAIAPEIILTSGAVVVLMVDVFARPSARVHGWLVSATYALVAIAIGFQWHRIGIDGAGVSFGGTLLLNYLSVTVRAILLVVAVLGTAAAWRMLVGLGRRAAEGIALVMVATVGFMLMGASADLVMTFVALEVGSIALYVLAGIVRSSPAGDEAAMKYFLLGAFASAIFIYGGALVYAATGSTNLGEIAAFLSAVHVARPAVLLIGIGLMVVGLGFKVTAAPFHSWAPDVYQGAPAGVVGFMAAAAKIGGFAALINILTGGFERYSGAWGDGLALVAAVSVILGTLLAIQQSDVRRMLAYSGVAHAGFILTGLAAGVVASSGVLFYLATYSVMLVGAFAAVTAVSGQAATGSTFEEYRGLARRSPVVAAVLATLMIAMSGMPLTTGFIGKFQVFTSAWDGGYEWLVITGLLASVAAFFFYLRLVVVMYFRGDEGEGTTLVVARSIRWVLVAAAGVSVVLGVFPGPLLDVLNRVGA